Proteins found in one Sorghum bicolor cultivar BTx623 chromosome 1, Sorghum_bicolor_NCBIv3, whole genome shotgun sequence genomic segment:
- the LOC8061140 gene encoding probable prolyl 4-hydroxylase 7, with the protein MAPPVALLLLAAIVLARVVTHAHGGGGGFYDPARVTQLSWRPRAFLYSGFLSDTECDHLINLAKGSMEKSMVADNDSGKSLMSQVRTSSGAFLAKHEDEIVSAIEKRVAAWTFLPEENAESMQVLRYEIGQKYDAHFDYFHDKNNVKHGGQRFATVLMYLTDVKKGGETVFPNAEGSHLQYKDETWSECSRSGLAVKPKKGDALLFFGLHLNATTDTSSLHGSCPVIEGEKWSATKWIHVRSFDNPPNVRMDAPCSDDNELCPKWAAIGECYKNPTYMVGTKDTNGFCRKSCGLCDA; encoded by the exons ATGGCGCCGCCGGTCGCCCTGCTCCTTCTCGCCGCCATCGTGCTCGCGCGGGTCGTCACCCACGCccacggtggcggcggcggcttctaTGATCCGGCGCGCGTCACCCAGCTCTCCTGGCGCCCCAG GGCGTTCCTCTACAGCGGCTTCCTGTCGGACACCGAGTGCGACCACCTCATCAACCTG GCGAAAGGCAGCATGGAGAAGTCGATGGTGGCGGATAACGACTCCGGGAAAAGCCTCATGAGCCAAGTGCGCACCAGCTCCGGCGCCTTTTTGGCCAAGCACGAG gatgaaattgtctcTGCAATTGAGAAACGCGTAGCTGCTTGGACATTTCTTCCGGAAG AAAACGCTGAATCAATGCAGGTTCTGCGCTATGAAATCGGTCAGAAGTATGATGCCCACTTTGATTATTTTCATGACAAAAATAACGTGAAGCATGGCGGTCAGCGATTTGCAACTGTCCTTATGTACTTGACAGATGTCAAGAAGGGTGGAGAAACTGTATTTCCAAATGCTGAG GGAAGCCATTTACAGTACAAGGATGAAACTTGGTCAGAGTGTTCAAGATCTGGCCTGGCAG TGAAGCCAAAAAAAGGAGACGCGCTACTGTTCTTCGGTCTTCATCTCAATGCAACAACTGATACAAGTAGTCTTCATGGGAGCTGCCCAGTAATTGAGGGTGAGAAGTGGTCTGCAACGAAATGGATTCACGTCAGATCATTCGATAATCCTCCAAATGTAAGGATGGACGCGCCATGTTCCGATGACAATGAGCTCTGCCCTAAATGGGCTGCTATTGGGGAATGTTACAAGAACCCAACATACATGGTTGGCACCAAGGATACTAATGGATTTTGCCGCAAAAGTTGTGGGCTCTGTGATGCTTGA